Genomic window (Phragmites australis chromosome 5, lpPhrAust1.1, whole genome shotgun sequence):
ggagattcttcggtttgcaagcatcgtacgtggtAACTTGCttgaaaccttctcaaatttttatgacagcctccacatatgatatcatgatatcttgacaagtttcaagattttcggactttgtttgctttttatacaatttaaaaacaactcgatcgcaagttcgtggtcatgtttcgtgaccttgatattcgaaattggttgtctgttcctggatacggtctcacaatatactaaataacatgaatatcatttttccattcattttttttcattattcgaatgactagcagttataatttgaattatccaagaaaattcaattaattgaaatgaattaaagaaatatagaaaaagtccgagaaatgtgccacattggaacatggagtaccaggtactgtATGAGGACTGTAGGAAAAATTTGGAGGCCaaaagagggaaaaaaattagggtttgccgagtgttaaaaaattacactcggcaaagaccctctttgccgagtgccatacttctagcactcggcaaagaccctgaaattttttttaaaaaaatcccggttttctttgccgagtgccagatcgggggcactcggcaaagaatttgcacatgtttttaaaaaacccctctttgccgagtgccagattgggggcactcggcaaagcagggATTTAAGTACCCGGCCCAGCCGgcccgcacgcacgcacgcacgcacgcgcacccgccgccgccgccgcccgcgcccgctcccgcgcccgccgccgccggcccctgccgccgcgcccgccgccgccggcccctgccgccgcgcccgccagcgcgccagcgccgcccgcgcccgccgccgccggcccctgcgccgccggcccccgcgccgcccgcgcccgccgctgTCGGCCCCtgcgcccgcgccagcgccgccgcgcccgccgccacgcgccgccggaggaggaggagaaagagaggaggaggaggagaggaggaagaaggaggaagggaaggagaggaggaagaaggaggaagaagaaggaggaaagagaggaggaggaggagaggaggaagaaggaggaagggaaggagaggaggaagaaggagggagagaaggaggaggtggaagaaggaggaagagaagaaggaggaggaagaaggaggaaggaggaagaagaaggaggaggaggaggcgctccGGTCGTCGTTGTCACGTTCCCGACGTTTCCGTATCACTAGGTATGCTAtaccgtcgtcgtcgtagtattactaATGGTTGCGGTAGTAGTAGTGGTAAAGTAGTTGTGGTGGTAGtcaaagtagtcgtaggagtggttgtgatattgttatatatatgcggttggatataatcttgtggatgtcggccatcgtgccgttcatatatatgtgcatgtcggctatcgtgccgttggttttgttgcaggttttggaaacctcaccgtgcaggggaggtgctgccgaaattttgtattaacagttttatatttcttttttggcagagaagagccagtcggagcggcgccggagtacctcggcgaccccgatcgccttccttgGCGCTGCGAGACTGCCTGCACCACGTCgcctgactccaccgccaccctaggtataacccctctttccgtatcatgttgtagatcacgtaacccagttaggcgtctcccgttcgaaagagatacggttggaaatatgcagatatttgcatatctaaaaccgtatctgtttcgaattgtccacgttttttggacagcacgcggatgcgtaggtggggttagtttTCATGATCTGCTCCGAtcggagacagagtttcggcatcatctccctgttgttctccggatacacactctccctagcaggacgtgtatttggagaacagcggggaggtgctgccgaaattctgtctcgaataggagtagagaatggaaactaacctcatctacggatcctcgtgtgggattaggacctaacCTCACCTATAAGATAGTAGGAACgtcgtgtagatgcaattgatgtttatattactcgccgctatatatgttagaggatggaggaccgtgagtggatgtacacgggccgcgcaagtcagggtcgggtcaccaatgaatggatcgacaagaccgatgctttcttggaacgggcatttggcgtggctgctaaaggagcgagtaaaatttgctgtccctgcagcaaatgtgcaaacaggaaaagacaaacgaagaaggtaatgggggaacatctttggaagaatggatttacggcagactatacccggtgggtctaccatggtgaagccgatcgtacgagagaggaggtggtgaggccacgcgtcgaggattatgatgctgaggccggggtagcaaacatgttaaatgactatcacgaggcacagttcgctgaaggacgtacggaggaggagccagaggcaaccgcaaaggcgttttacgacatgtttgccgcggcacagaaaccccttcacggccagacaaaggtttctcaactggatgccattggacgcataatggcgttgaagtcccagtatagcctgagtcgagacgccttcgatggtatgttgacagttattggcagcctgcttccggagggtcaccttctgccaaagagcatgcacgagtcacagaaactccttcgtgcacttaagatgccgtatgagcagatacatgcttgcccgaaggggtgcgtcctatttaggaaagaatacgtggaagcaaagtactgtccaaagtgtaaatcatctaggttcctggaggtagattctggtgatggccagaagaggcagcttgacattcccgtgacaatcctacggcaccttccgttcataccgaggatccaacggctatacatgaccgaggaatccgcgaaacagatgacatggcacaaaaatggcaaacgatacaatcctgacaggatggtacatgcatccgatggtgaagcatggacccaCTTCGATGGCAAGAAGGgtaccttgatggagaagtcgtcatgagggcgggaggaggaaagaagcatgggcgatactggattggcgacggcgcaatcgactcggccgctactcccaatctctcccagattcgagcaagcagcacgagcacgagcccggccatacgacctcggaaggacacttcacagcaccgggtggaggcactcgaggttattcctagtttattcgtcgttcattggttttttcatacctttcctttgcattattgtaacattagggtgaatatattgtaggcccagctggaacaagagaggaggatacgggagcaaatgcaagcgacgatggagagggtggaggccgagcgagaggccgagcagcggaggatggtggagattcttcagtacatgcaaagtattggcgctgctacgggtgtagctccgccaccttcgctattcgctccacctccacctcctccctattctactcctgtgagtataaatgttttagtttgtatgttcatgcttacggtcaaatctagtggagtatgaaagttttattcatgtatgttatatatttatcttgtctcacacatgcaatctcttctcttttgtgcagaatcaatcggcggcatcgaacgatcctaatgcttcagcgaatccttcaccaaatcagtttcgTTGACCATCTTGCTtatgatacttgtggttgttaatggtacatctatttgcaattatggttgtagatgatggacctCTTGGATTAATTAtaaacttatttgtgatatattgtgagacatgtgacgtttgtgatatatatgtggtgttggtgatataaatgtgctgttgatgatatatatgtgatgttggtgatgtttgttatatatatcttctgtttgtttggatgggatgtaaaaaacaaaaaaaagaaggctgttatcagtcactttgccgagtgcaatggccattgcactcggcaaagtgacaattctttgccgagtgcaatggcctcggacactcggcaaagtgacaattctttgccgagtgcaatgttcattgcactcggcaaagttacaatgctttgccgagtgccacggtccagacactcggcaaaaaaaatgtactttgccgagtgccgcTTTcactggcactcggcaaagtggagacctttgccgagtgtcagattagcactcggcaaatcctttgccgagtgcccgataaagtacactcggcaaagaggtctttgccgacaaactGTTTAtcgagcgccctttgccgagtgtagcactcggcaaagcctttgccgagtgtatatcgtactttgccgagtgcctgaggcactcggcaaagaggctgtTTCCGGTAGTGTTAGCCTGCTTATGGAACGGTCCTGTCGCCGCCTGATTTTGTGTTGTGGTAGGATCAAGCGTCAAACTTTGTTTACGTAGGACTGGGAACAACAATTAGATGAGATGAATAGATGTCTCACTAAATTTTTAGAtaacttttttctattttcgcaTCCAACGCATCTTAAAATAAAGAGCGGAAGTAATAAACCTagagaaataagagaaaatcatAATGATCATAAAAATATCATGACTTCACTGAATAGATCTAAACACTAGGTTCATGAGAAACCAATCCAAATATCATCGCTCATAAACTCTTGCAGCTTGAATAAAAAATACTTAGATAAAAAAGATAAGAACTAAaggaagaaattctccaagttgatggatctagatgATAGGGATGGTTCGAGACCAACTCATATGtgattcttatccctctagcaataagaagaataattTTAACAAGGTAGAAAATTTCAGCTTTCAAACCAAAACGAAAACCAAGAAACTTGCAACCAAGCAAGGGAGTcaatagagagaaattagaaagagatgaacacaagcacaagagaaaacataaaatttatttcttgcagaggaacACCTTATTTTTGACtgattacaaagtgtttttgcATAAAAAATTCTCACATAATATATAGGCTACatactcctctctctctttcctaaaaccctagcatacaactctcaaatggatgaCTCAAAGGGCCCAACCAGtctttcttctctatttatagcttagTTTCCTTGATCCCTAACTTTGCtaaattattttcaaaatgtCCCTCTCTTAcaatacactcatacctaccaccgaAGGTATTTTCGTCCATCGAACGGAAGTGGTGCCTTTATGatttagcttcgtctcgacacaagcttcgcgatgatgtcaCATGCACTTCACAATTTttcacgattttgaggccaaaccgtgaaactatctcacacgcttctcaaagcgtgactcaccgtcacttacttacaccttaagcaagccacCCGATGTCGACGTGTATATTCTATCTTGCGATATCGACTGCCAGCAAGTTTCTCTCGCAACTTCTCACGCTTTGCTTGCACatcacgtgtacagctagggtCATCCTGGACTCTGCTCGACCACCTTGATCGTCTGGTTCTAGGCAccccacttagccccgatcatcccaatGTCAAccgtcaagttacatccatcataTGTACATCATAAGGCAAGCACAAACATATATCTAATTagacaaaatcaaaattttctgCTGAAGAACTTATCCTAAAAAAAtcgtgaacatcggatgatccgacgtttATTGCCctctaatcaccggaccatccggagCTTGTAATTCTGACTTCACTTAAACTTCCTGAAAAATCCCCTGGCGAAGCATCCGGTGTACACTCCTCAATCATCGGGTCATCTGGTGAGTGCAACTCGCCAGACAAgtcattttgcaacctctttggaaCAAATGCTCCGATGAGGCATCCGGCATTCACATCCTctgtcaccggaccatccggtgtatataACTCTTGAACTTCATCTCCTGGAATGCTCCAGCGTGCACAATGcatcatcgtcggaccatctgacgtgtacaAATTCTCCAGCGCCAGATCATCCAGCGAGTGTAATTTTTTTGGCTCAAAGACCAACACTCAAACTCCAATATCTTTAATTAGTCTCAAACATAGATAAACACAACATAACCATACTTACGCAATactaaaaatcatcaaaccaactaaATAAACTTATCAATCCTCGTCAAaaataaaccaagacacatatCAACTTGTTTTCTCAGTTTATAACCGCTAGTATTGCTACAGCTCCTCTCTCCTGACATTCTTTTGAAACAAAGCAAATGGACAACTTGCCGAAAAGATTTATCAGAGACAATTTTGTAGTTGTTGTCTTTAATCATTTGCATTAGCAATATAGTATAATGAGTACTtgtcccttcaaaacaaattatatatataatgagtAACTGACTAAAATTAAACAGCATTACTGATTATTCAACTGGCATACATGGTTTGCATGCATGAGATCGAGCACGACGACTACAAAGGCATCATACATAACTCAGTTCCGTGCGTAGTTTCTTGCATTGTGTACGTAGATAGTAAATGGCGCGCGCCTAGCCAACGACGGGAGTGGACACGACGGGGCCAACTGCGTTGCCTGCGTCGAAGAAGACGCGGACGCGCCTGGCGTTGTACCCTGGCGCCACGGTGGTGCCGGACGGGACCACCTCGATCGCGACGTCGGGCCTGTCACTGTTGATCTgcgtcaccgccgccgccgccggccaccccaccacctccggccacgACGTCTTCTCGGTGCTCattctccctccctcctcgaTCTTCTGTTCAGACTACTTCCAAAATCGATCTGCAAACAAAGTTGATTCACAGACACGACGTTACCGCACATCAATCGAGTCATGGAGAGATATATAGAAAGTTAATTATGTTGAAACAAGAAAGAAGATGTGGTAATATAACCAATTAACCAAAGAAAAAGTAGATCATCTTCAGTACTACCTAAAGTAGAAGTGTGTTGAACTACTGCTGTGCTTGTCTTCAAGGAGGATGGATGTAGGATATATGTGTTGGATATAGGCATGCATCTCAtttagatggtatttataggacTACGTAGTTGAACATACATGCATGCTTTAGGCGCGCATCAACAAGAACTTTGGTTCTGTCACCCTCGTGTTGGCGTTTGCTATTTTACCGACAACACGGCCGGATAAATTAGTGTCTTGTTGCAACATCTAATGTTCGAAAACTATCACAAGAGCCTACTCACCACCCAGATTTTCTGAAGGCATGTCCATCCAAATCATGTGGAAACAAAAGTTATAGGTTGTTCTCACACAGCTGTTGGCTGTGGCGCACAACTTTTTTCGCGGGAAAAAGCCTGCAGATCTAGCTCTGAACATTTCCGCGGGCTCTATCTTCCTAAGGCTTTTGATTATACCGGTCTGAAATAAATAATAGGCAATTAACAGTTTGAACGCGTCTGCCTGCCGAAAGTTAAACGATGTGATCGAGATGCTAATCCATGCTCTGAACATTGGTAACCGTATAAATACCATCCAAATGAGATGCATAGGTATCACCAGTACGTACAGTAGTTGTAAGTGGTGCAGTTTGTCGGAACACGAAAACGTACCTCAAATAGAATACAGCGAGAGCTCCGCTCATAAGAGTAGGTTCAATCTTAGAGATAAACAGTGAGCTAAAAGGaggtagagagaaaaaaagaagctaGTGTAATGGGAAAAATC
Coding sequences:
- the LOC133917294 gene encoding uncharacterized protein LOC133917294 codes for the protein MEDREWMYTGRASQGRVTNEWIDKTDAFLERAFGVAAKGASKICCPCSKCANRKRQTKKVMGEHLWKNGFTADYTRWVYHGEADRTREEVVRPRVEDYDAEAGVANMLNDYHEAQFAEGRTEEEPEATAKAFYDMFAAAQKPLHGQTKVSQLDAIGRIMALKSQYSLSRDAFDGMLTVIGSLLPEGHLLPKSMHESQKLLRALKMPYEQIHACPKGCVLFRKEYVEAKYCPKCKSSRFLEVDSGDGQKRQLDIPVTILRHLPFIPRIQRLYMTEESAKQMTWHKNGKRYNPDRMVHASDGEAWTHFDGKKGTLMEKSS